From a single Ignavibacteriota bacterium genomic region:
- a CDS encoding response regulator transcription factor, translating into MRILIVEDDQASMLVLSTYLTQFGAVSTAPDGEAGVEAFRTALAEGNPFQLVCLDIMMPKLDGQAALKQVRVIEKEFSIPAAKQVKVIMTTALGDRENLLEALPQCDAYLQKPVDRAQLLFYIKRFGLLKA; encoded by the coding sequence ATGCGCATCCTGATCGTCGAAGACGACCAAGCGAGCATGCTGGTCCTGTCAACGTATCTCACACAATTCGGTGCCGTGTCGACCGCTCCTGACGGTGAAGCGGGAGTGGAAGCGTTCCGCACGGCGTTGGCGGAGGGGAACCCGTTCCAGTTGGTTTGCCTCGACATCATGATGCCCAAGCTCGATGGCCAGGCTGCGCTCAAGCAGGTCCGTGTGATCGAGAAGGAGTTCAGTATCCCGGCGGCGAAGCAGGTGAAGGTGATCATGACCACGGCACTCGGCGACCGGGAGAATCTTCTGGAAGCGTTGCCCCAGTGTGATGCCTATCTGCAAAAGCCGGTCGACCGGGCACAACTGCTTTTTTATATCAAGCGCTTCGGTCTGCTGAAGGCGTAG
- a CDS encoding peptide chain release factor 3 codes for MGLKDDILRRRTFAIISHPDAGKTTLTEKFLLHGNAIQLAGSVTARKNQRQSTSDWMELERKRGISISSTVLQFDYDGYRINLLDTPGHQDFSEDTYRVLTAVDAVVMVIDSAKGIEAQTRKLFEVCRRRHIPIFTFMNKLDRPTMDPLELLDELEHVLGIAAFPMVWPLGTGFHFRGVYDRMKKEAHLFEFGSNGAYRVPEQVGSLSDPIVNERMDPNEHAILLEQIAMLDHAGAQFDLDAVRAGRMTPVFFGSARNNFGVQLLLDGFLKYADPPRPRSSNGVEVQLDSETFSGFVFKIQANMDPRHRDRIAFLRICSGRFERDMTVTHARSGKTIRLSNASKLFGRDRETVDEAVAGDIVGFVGQSILGIGDTLTEDPAIVYNEIPRFPPECFSLLSNPNPSKFKRFREGVDQLLREGVVQGFQPRGSATQIPILAAVGPLQFEVFKFRLESEYGAEVDLGATDWKFARWVHPSVDRSTLTPGILPTGAIIADDARGQTVILFPGDWALSVFTQKHTSILLSEAPYDDGPGA; via the coding sequence ATGGGGCTGAAAGACGATATCCTGCGCCGCCGGACGTTCGCGATCATTTCGCATCCGGACGCGGGAAAGACAACACTGACCGAGAAGTTCCTTCTCCATGGCAACGCCATCCAGCTTGCCGGCTCCGTCACGGCGCGGAAGAACCAGCGCCAATCCACATCGGACTGGATGGAGCTCGAGCGCAAGCGCGGCATCTCCATCAGTTCCACCGTGTTGCAGTTCGATTACGACGGGTACCGCATCAATCTGCTGGACACCCCCGGGCACCAGGACTTTTCCGAGGACACCTATCGTGTGCTCACGGCGGTCGATGCCGTGGTGATGGTCATCGACTCGGCAAAGGGCATCGAAGCACAGACCCGGAAGCTCTTCGAAGTATGCCGGCGCAGGCACATTCCGATCTTCACGTTCATGAACAAGCTCGACCGTCCGACCATGGACCCACTGGAGCTTCTGGACGAGCTCGAGCATGTGCTGGGGATCGCGGCGTTCCCGATGGTGTGGCCTCTGGGGACGGGCTTTCATTTCCGCGGCGTGTACGACAGGATGAAGAAGGAGGCGCATCTCTTCGAATTCGGATCGAACGGTGCCTACCGGGTCCCCGAGCAGGTCGGTTCTCTTTCCGACCCGATCGTGAACGAGCGGATGGACCCGAACGAGCATGCGATACTTCTTGAACAGATCGCGATGCTCGACCATGCCGGAGCGCAGTTCGACCTTGACGCGGTGCGGGCAGGCCGCATGACGCCCGTCTTCTTCGGAAGCGCGCGGAACAATTTTGGCGTCCAGCTCCTGCTCGATGGGTTCCTGAAGTATGCGGATCCGCCGCGCCCGCGGTCGAGCAATGGCGTGGAAGTGCAACTCGACAGCGAGACCTTCTCGGGTTTCGTGTTCAAGATCCAGGCGAACATGGATCCGCGCCACCGCGATCGCATCGCGTTCCTCCGCATTTGTTCCGGCAGGTTCGAACGGGATATGACGGTGACGCATGCGCGGAGCGGCAAAACGATCCGTCTCTCCAATGCGTCCAAGTTGTTCGGACGCGACCGTGAAACGGTGGATGAGGCCGTGGCGGGCGATATCGTCGGCTTCGTCGGCCAATCGATCCTTGGTATAGGCGATACGCTGACGGAGGATCCGGCGATCGTGTACAATGAAATCCCCCGGTTCCCGCCGGAGTGCTTCTCACTTCTGAGCAATCCCAACCCGTCGAAATTCAAGCGGTTCCGCGAGGGTGTGGATCAGTTGCTGCGCGAGGGCGTTGTTCAGGGATTCCAGCCGAGGGGTTCGGCGACCCAGATCCCCATCCTTGCCGCCGTGGGTCCCCTGCAGTTCGAGGTCTTCAAATTCCGATTGGAATCTGAATACGGGGCCGAGGTGGATCTGGGTGCGACGGATTGGAAATTCGCCCGATGGGTGCACCCCTCGGTCGACCGATCGACCCTGACCCCCGGCATCCTGCCGACCGGCGCGATCATTGCTGACGATGCACGCGGGCAGACCGTGATCCTCTTTCCCGGGGACTGGGCGCTTTCGGTCTTCACGCAGAAGCATACGTCGATCCTGCTGTCGGAGGCCCCGTATGACGACGGTCCGGGAGCCTGA
- a CDS encoding Crp/Fnr family transcriptional regulator, whose protein sequence is MIADDIVTTFGARLRHLDRNEVLFAQGDTASHFYIVRTGKIKMMTHTEEGREFVQGYFTDGQSFGEPPFFLNEPYPASAVAMIAGEVWACPRDGFLTLLRENPGIHLAVTQGLSSRLLYKSMMLTEIAVEEAEHRLTTLIEYLRRAESGTGTKRSFRVPLTRQLLADMTGLRVETVIRSIKAMEQRRLLSIDTDGKIVWRHAQTQQKEAGP, encoded by the coding sequence ATGATCGCAGATGATATCGTCACCACATTTGGCGCACGCCTCCGGCACCTCGACAGGAACGAGGTCCTGTTCGCACAGGGTGATACAGCATCGCACTTCTACATCGTCCGCACGGGCAAGATAAAAATGATGACCCACACGGAAGAAGGCCGCGAGTTCGTCCAGGGGTATTTCACCGACGGCCAGAGCTTCGGGGAGCCCCCGTTCTTCCTGAACGAACCCTACCCCGCCTCCGCCGTCGCCATGATCGCCGGTGAGGTCTGGGCATGCCCGCGCGACGGATTCCTCACGCTACTGCGGGAGAACCCGGGGATACACCTCGCAGTGACACAGGGACTCAGCAGCCGGCTGTTGTACAAGTCGATGATGCTGACCGAGATCGCGGTGGAAGAGGCCGAGCACCGACTCACCACCCTGATCGAGTATCTTCGACGGGCAGAAAGCGGAACAGGGACCAAACGGTCATTCCGGGTCCCGCTGACCCGCCAACTGCTGGCCGATATGACCGGCCTCCGCGTGGAAACGGTCATCCGGTCCATCAAAGCAATGGAACAACGAAGACTCCTTTCGATCGATACCGACGGTAAGATCGTTTGGAGACACGCGCAGACACAACAGAAGGAAGCAGGGCCATGA
- the ric gene encoding iron-sulfur cluster repair di-iron protein, producing the protein MTSLNTTTLKEIVTQDFRAAAIFEKYALDFCCNGGVTIEQACAARRLDAAPIIAALGNLGRSPLPPDDRFTRLALEDLIEHIVTVHHSYVRDAIPTLLTHTAKVARVHGERHPEVVTIAERFAAVAEELQHHMMKEERILFPYVTALARARREGRHMAPPPFGSAANPIRMMEAEHVAAGDALATIRSLSDTYTTPADACTTYQVTYQELRQFEEDLHTHVHLENNILFPGAIALENGAAAAHRSPIA; encoded by the coding sequence ATGACATCACTCAACACCACAACGCTCAAAGAGATCGTGACGCAGGATTTCCGCGCCGCGGCGATCTTCGAGAAGTATGCGCTGGATTTTTGCTGCAACGGAGGCGTCACGATCGAACAGGCATGTGCCGCACGGCGCCTCGATGCGGCGCCCATCATCGCAGCTCTCGGAAACCTCGGCCGCTCCCCGCTCCCTCCCGACGACCGCTTCACCCGGCTGGCCCTCGAAGACCTCATCGAGCATATCGTCACCGTCCACCATTCCTATGTCCGGGACGCGATCCCCACACTCCTGACGCACACCGCTAAGGTTGCGCGCGTCCACGGCGAACGGCACCCTGAAGTCGTCACGATCGCGGAACGATTCGCTGCCGTTGCCGAGGAACTCCAGCATCACATGATGAAAGAGGAACGCATCCTCTTCCCCTACGTCACCGCCCTCGCGCGTGCACGCCGTGAAGGACGGCACATGGCTCCTCCGCCGTTCGGGAGCGCGGCGAACCCCATTCGCATGATGGAAGCAGAACATGTTGCTGCCGGAGATGCCCTCGCGACCATCCGGTCGTTGAGCGACACCTACACGACCCCTGCGGATGCATGCACGACGTACCAGGTGACGTATCAGGAGCTCCGGCAATTCGAAGAGGACCTCCATACGCATGTTCACCTCGAGAACAACATCCTGTTCCCCGGTGCCATCGCGCTGGAGAACGGGGCGGCAGCGGCGCACCGGTCACCTATCGCATAA
- a CDS encoding nitric-oxide reductase large subunit, with protein MKAYWTGFAAVLILSFAVLGWVGVSIYQKAPPIPDRVITADGTVVIDEGTISAGQNVWQALGGMEVGSVWGHGSYVAPDWSADWLHRECMFILQRWAGSDFGHSYESLAPEQRAQLARRLQELIRTNTYDPATGTLTIDPIRAEAFRANVAYYSDIFANGRPEYAIPKNAQPDPRKLQQLGAFFFWTSWAAAANRPGENVTYTSNWPHEPLIGNVPTGDAVVWTGVSIILLLAGIGAMAWYHASLERTPALGEIPKEDPLLDASPTPSQMAVVKYFWTVTALFLLQIIAGVVAAHYAVEGDAFYGFPLSSILPYSVVRTWHTQLGIFWIATAWLAAGLYIGPAVSGVEPRGQRLGVNVLFGALVVVVLGSMTGEWLSIQNVLPDELWFLFGHSGYEYIDLGRIWQIALLVGLFLWLFLLVRSILPALRKKDEQKPILTLFLISSVAIASFYAAALMYGKHTNLAIAEYWRWWVVHLWVEGFFEVFATVVIAFLFARLRLVSVVAAGKATILAATIFLSGGIIGTLHHLYFSGTPTIVLALGSVFSALEVVPLVFVGYEAWENIRLSRTTAWVVRYRWPIYFFVSVAFWNMVGAGLFGFMINPPIALYYMQGLNTTPVHAHAALFGVYGMLGIGLMLFCLRALRPAAVWPDRALSFTFWSINIGLMAMVVISLLPVGLMQTWASVEHGYWYARSAEFLQTDVIAAFRWSRVVGDTIFTAGVLVLSVVIVQISRRLRR; from the coding sequence ATGAAGGCATATTGGACAGGTTTCGCCGCTGTACTTATCCTCTCCTTCGCCGTCCTGGGCTGGGTCGGCGTCTCGATCTACCAGAAGGCCCCGCCCATCCCCGACAGGGTGATCACGGCGGACGGAACCGTCGTGATCGACGAAGGAACGATCAGTGCTGGCCAGAATGTGTGGCAGGCACTCGGCGGTATGGAGGTCGGTTCCGTCTGGGGGCACGGGAGCTACGTTGCGCCGGATTGGAGCGCTGACTGGCTGCATAGGGAATGCATGTTCATACTCCAACGGTGGGCGGGAAGCGACTTTGGCCACAGCTACGAGTCACTGGCGCCTGAACAGCGGGCGCAGCTCGCCCGGCGGTTGCAGGAACTGATCCGGACCAATACGTATGATCCGGCGACCGGCACACTGACCATCGACCCGATCCGCGCCGAGGCATTCCGTGCGAACGTGGCATACTACAGTGATATCTTCGCCAACGGGCGTCCCGAGTACGCGATACCGAAGAACGCGCAGCCGGATCCCAGGAAGCTGCAGCAACTCGGGGCCTTTTTCTTCTGGACCTCCTGGGCCGCCGCTGCCAACAGGCCGGGGGAGAATGTCACCTACACGAGCAACTGGCCGCACGAGCCTCTCATCGGCAATGTTCCCACCGGCGACGCAGTGGTATGGACCGGTGTGAGCATCATCCTGCTGCTTGCGGGCATCGGCGCTATGGCGTGGTATCATGCATCGCTCGAGCGGACGCCGGCATTGGGCGAGATCCCCAAAGAAGATCCACTCCTCGATGCGTCACCGACCCCATCACAAATGGCAGTGGTGAAGTACTTCTGGACCGTCACCGCCCTGTTCCTGTTGCAGATCATCGCCGGTGTGGTGGCAGCCCATTATGCCGTCGAGGGCGACGCCTTCTACGGCTTCCCGTTGTCGTCGATACTTCCCTACAGCGTGGTGCGGACGTGGCATACGCAGTTGGGGATCTTCTGGATCGCGACGGCATGGCTGGCCGCAGGCCTCTACATCGGGCCCGCGGTGAGCGGCGTCGAACCCAGAGGCCAACGCCTCGGCGTGAATGTCCTCTTCGGCGCACTCGTCGTCGTCGTCCTCGGGTCCATGACAGGCGAGTGGCTCAGCATACAGAACGTGCTCCCGGATGAACTCTGGTTCCTGTTCGGACACAGCGGATATGAATACATCGATCTGGGCCGGATCTGGCAGATCGCACTGTTGGTCGGACTGTTCCTCTGGCTCTTCCTGCTGGTCCGCTCGATCCTCCCGGCATTGCGGAAGAAAGATGAACAGAAACCGATCCTCACCCTGTTCCTGATCTCTTCCGTTGCGATCGCCTCGTTCTATGCCGCTGCCCTGATGTACGGCAAGCACACCAACCTGGCGATCGCGGAATACTGGCGGTGGTGGGTGGTGCATCTGTGGGTGGAAGGCTTCTTCGAGGTGTTCGCGACGGTGGTCATCGCGTTCCTGTTCGCCCGGCTGCGGCTCGTCAGCGTCGTCGCGGCCGGCAAAGCGACCATCCTCGCCGCAACGATCTTCCTGTCGGGCGGGATCATCGGCACTCTGCACCACCTCTACTTTTCGGGCACCCCGACGATCGTGCTCGCGCTGGGTTCGGTCTTCAGCGCTCTGGAGGTCGTGCCACTGGTGTTCGTGGGGTATGAAGCGTGGGAGAATATACGGCTCTCGCGCACAACGGCATGGGTGGTGCGGTACCGCTGGCCGATCTACTTCTTCGTCTCGGTCGCGTTCTGGAACATGGTGGGTGCCGGACTCTTCGGGTTCATGATCAACCCCCCGATCGCGCTGTACTATATGCAGGGGTTGAACACGACCCCGGTGCATGCACATGCAGCGCTGTTCGGCGTGTACGGGATGCTCGGGATCGGACTCATGTTGTTCTGCCTCCGGGCGCTCCGACCGGCGGCGGTCTGGCCGGATCGCGCACTGTCCTTCACCTTCTGGTCGATCAATATCGGGTTGATGGCGATGGTGGTGATCAGCCTCCTGCCCGTCGGACTCATGCAAACGTGGGCCTCCGTGGAGCATGGCTACTGGTATGCACGGAGTGCGGAATTCCTGCAGACGGACGTGATCGCTGCATTCCGGTGGTCACGCGTGGTGGGCGACACGATCTTCACGGCGGGCGTCCTGGTGCTCTCCGTGGTCATCGTCCAGATCTCCCGGAGACTCCGGCGATAA